A portion of the Limosilactobacillus reuteri genome contains these proteins:
- a CDS encoding GntR family transcriptional regulator, with translation MEVKYEAVKQTLRNEIIDGKYKINEKLPTESALMKRFNVSRYTIRRAVGDLENEHYIYRIQGGGMFVQDWQRDWTKSEKNKIIGVISTHMADYIFPPIISGIDSVVTEQGYSMIVGNTLNDHKRERQTILNMLDLQIAGLIIEPTESAMPNPNLDLYRQVQKYKIPTILFHSTYPGFNFPSLLTKDREAEENLVKYLFSLGHTNILGVFQIDDQQGVDRMAGMIKAYQGNNIPTTKSNVIMYQSSEDYEDIIKKVDMMLNSNNDITAIACYNDRLATRVISHLQKQGKQVPTDISVIGFDNYEMAQIISPSLTTANHPKRQLGEDAGKMILKMIAGEEVTSKIYTPTIIKGQSTAPLITKENSNE, from the coding sequence TTGGAAGTGAAATATGAAGCAGTAAAGCAAACTTTACGAAACGAAATTATTGATGGAAAATATAAAATCAATGAAAAACTGCCAACTGAAAGTGCCTTAATGAAACGTTTTAATGTATCACGTTATACAATTCGTCGCGCTGTTGGTGACCTTGAAAACGAACACTATATTTACCGTATTCAGGGTGGTGGAATGTTTGTTCAAGACTGGCAACGCGATTGGACAAAAAGTGAAAAGAATAAAATCATTGGGGTAATCAGTACTCATATGGCTGACTATATCTTCCCTCCAATCATTTCTGGAATTGATAGTGTGGTAACAGAACAAGGTTACTCAATGATTGTCGGAAATACGCTTAATGACCATAAACGCGAACGCCAAACAATCTTAAATATGTTGGATCTTCAAATCGCTGGGTTAATTATTGAGCCGACTGAAAGCGCCATGCCTAATCCTAACTTAGATCTTTATCGGCAAGTCCAGAAATATAAAATTCCAACAATCCTATTTCACTCTACTTATCCTGGCTTTAATTTTCCTTCTTTACTGACAAAAGACCGGGAAGCAGAGGAGAATTTGGTAAAATACCTCTTTAGCCTTGGACATACTAATATTTTAGGAGTATTCCAAATAGATGATCAACAAGGCGTTGACCGCATGGCTGGAATGATCAAAGCCTATCAAGGTAACAATATCCCCACCACTAAATCAAATGTTATTATGTACCAATCAAGCGAAGACTATGAAGATATTATCAAAAAAGTCGACATGATGCTTAATAGTAATAATGATATTACTGCGATTGCCTGCTATAATGACCGCCTTGCAACTAGAGTTATTAGTCATCTTCAGAAACAGGGAAAACAAGTGCCGACTGATATTTCAGTAATAGGTTTTGATAACTATGAAATGGCGCAAATTATCTCCCCTAGCCTCACTACAGCTAATCACCCCAAACGTCAACTAGGTGAAGATGCTGGGAAAATGATCTTAAAAATGATTGCAGGCGAAGAAGTCACTTCAAAAATTTATACCCCAACGATAATTAAGGGACAATCGACTGCTCCGCTTATTACAAAGGAGAATTCCAATGAATAA